In Modestobacter versicolor, a single genomic region encodes these proteins:
- a CDS encoding cytochrome b/b6 domain-containing protein: MTRPADAPPVEPELARFGRPARWVHGLVGVLMLVCIATAAVLYNSSLQLLVGHRRAVELVHVWAGYALPVPLLAGLLSAGYRAELRRLNRFTGHDWRWLRSRTRRDGRIPVGKYNAGQKLNASLSGGAIAVLLLTGAVMQATDLAPLAWRTGATLMHDWFSLAVGLLVLGHLAFALRDPVALRSLRTGTVPRRWARSEHPAWADEVEDR, from the coding sequence GACCAGCTGACGCCCCGCCCGTCGAGCCGGAGCTGGCCCGGTTCGGCCGGCCGGCCCGGTGGGTGCACGGGCTGGTCGGTGTGCTGATGCTGGTCTGCATCGCGACCGCGGCAGTGCTCTACAACAGCTCGCTGCAGCTGCTGGTCGGGCACCGGCGGGCGGTCGAGCTGGTGCACGTCTGGGCCGGGTACGCGCTGCCGGTGCCGCTGCTGGCCGGGCTGCTCTCGGCCGGCTACCGCGCCGAGCTGCGCCGGCTGAACCGGTTCACCGGCCACGACTGGCGTTGGCTGCGCTCCCGCACCCGCCGCGACGGGCGGATCCCGGTCGGCAAGTACAACGCCGGGCAGAAGCTCAACGCCTCGCTCAGCGGCGGGGCCATCGCCGTCCTGCTGCTGACCGGCGCCGTCATGCAGGCCACCGACCTGGCCCCGCTGGCCTGGCGCACCGGGGCGACGCTGATGCACGACTGGTTCTCCCTGGCCGTGGGCCTGCTCGTGCTCGGCCACCTGGCGTTCGCGCTCCGCGACCCGGTGGCGCTGCGCAGCCTGCGCACCGGCACGGTGCCCCGGCGGTGGGCCCGCTCCGAGCACCCGGCGTGGGCCGACGAGGTCGAGGACCGCTGA
- a CDS encoding TonB-dependent receptor, whose protein sequence is MDAGADTLQKALQINLDPRWYGTIAEIGAGQEVARWFFRAGGAAGTVAKSMSAYDMSVSDAVYGKSDRYVSKGRLQAMLDHEYQLNLDRLSDQRGDETAFFAFADTVVARSYRGGNECHGWMGVKFQSHPRDEPSQVVVHVRMLDDEAALQQEALGVVGVNLLHAAFFLHHEPERLVENLLDRLTTGRIEIDMIELRGIEFRAVDNRLIALKLVQLGLSGAAMFGPDRQVLQPSEVLRKRAILVERGSFRPPTVVNIAMLEKAQEQFVQDPAVDEADVLVLTELTMANLRAGGDVVDRRDFLARADLLAACGMTVLISDFLAYHRLAAYLSWRTDRRIGMVMGVPSLIEMFDEATHAHLPGGILESFGRLLKNDLRLFVHPMLRDGEVVTVDTVRVAEELQPLYDYLARRGSFVGLADYDPAHLPILSRDVLRRIPTDDESWEAMVPPAVSGLIRKRGFFGYQRDR, encoded by the coding sequence ATGGACGCCGGTGCGGACACCCTGCAGAAGGCGCTGCAGATCAACCTCGACCCCCGCTGGTACGGCACGATCGCCGAGATCGGCGCCGGCCAGGAGGTCGCGCGCTGGTTCTTCCGGGCGGGCGGGGCCGCGGGCACCGTGGCCAAGTCGATGTCGGCCTACGACATGTCGGTGAGCGACGCGGTCTACGGCAAGTCCGACCGGTACGTGTCCAAGGGCCGGCTGCAGGCGATGCTCGACCACGAGTACCAGCTGAACCTGGACCGGCTCAGCGACCAGCGCGGTGACGAGACGGCGTTCTTCGCCTTCGCCGACACCGTCGTGGCGCGCAGCTACCGCGGCGGGAACGAGTGCCACGGCTGGATGGGCGTGAAGTTCCAGTCCCACCCCCGCGACGAGCCCAGCCAGGTCGTCGTCCACGTGCGGATGCTCGACGACGAGGCGGCCCTCCAGCAGGAGGCGCTGGGCGTGGTCGGCGTCAACCTGCTGCACGCCGCCTTCTTCCTGCACCACGAGCCGGAGCGGCTGGTCGAGAACCTGCTCGACCGGCTGACCACCGGGCGCATCGAGATCGACATGATCGAGCTGCGCGGCATCGAGTTCCGCGCGGTCGACAACCGGCTGATCGCGCTCAAGCTGGTACAGCTCGGGCTCAGCGGCGCGGCGATGTTCGGCCCCGACCGGCAGGTCCTGCAGCCCAGCGAGGTGCTGCGCAAGCGCGCCATCCTGGTCGAGCGCGGCAGCTTCCGCCCGCCCACGGTGGTCAACATCGCCATGCTGGAGAAGGCGCAGGAGCAGTTCGTGCAGGACCCGGCGGTCGACGAGGCCGACGTCCTGGTCCTCACCGAGTTGACCATGGCGAACCTGCGGGCCGGCGGCGACGTCGTGGACCGGCGGGACTTCCTGGCCCGCGCCGACCTGCTGGCCGCGTGCGGGATGACCGTGCTGATCTCGGACTTCCTGGCCTACCACCGGCTGGCCGCGTACCTGAGCTGGCGGACCGACCGGCGGATCGGCATGGTCATGGGCGTCCCGAGCCTGATCGAGATGTTCGACGAGGCCACCCACGCGCACCTGCCCGGCGGCATCCTGGAGAGCTTCGGCCGGCTGCTGAAGAACGACCTGCGGCTGTTCGTGCACCCGATGCTGCGCGACGGCGAGGTGGTCACGGTCGACACCGTCCGGGTCGCCGAGGAGCTGCAGCCGCTCTACGACTACCTCGCCCGGCGCGGCAGCTTCGTCGGGCTGGCCGACTACGACCCCGCCCACCTGCCGATCCTCAGCCGCGACGTGCTGCGCCGGATCCCCACCGACGACGAGTCGTGGGAGGCGATGGTGCCGCCGGCGGTGAGCGGCCTGATCCGCAAGCGCGGGTTCTTCGGCTACCAGCGGGACCGCTGA
- a CDS encoding GntR family transcriptional regulator: MSRQRPPAPWVQALASARDTPSQALALEELRSAILSGRVRPGAPIPVDDVAARFSLSHIPVREALKTLVAEGLVEHQPRGAYVVARLTREELAELYVVRASLETAALPAAVSRATAEDVQVAASALRELERATATGGLADHHRSSRRFHLALIAPCQMHRLLQMFERAWNVTEPGRPMSHASAAATAALADDHVAMLDAFAAADADALITLTGVHYARLQEIVAALPEDR, from the coding sequence GTGTCGAGGCAACGGCCGCCCGCGCCGTGGGTGCAGGCCCTGGCCAGCGCCCGGGACACCCCGTCGCAGGCGCTGGCGCTGGAGGAGCTGCGGTCGGCGATCCTCTCCGGCCGGGTGCGGCCCGGTGCGCCCATCCCGGTGGACGACGTCGCGGCGCGGTTCTCGCTCAGCCACATCCCGGTGCGGGAGGCGCTGAAGACGCTGGTGGCCGAGGGGCTGGTCGAGCACCAGCCGCGCGGGGCCTACGTCGTCGCCCGGCTGACCCGCGAGGAGCTGGCCGAGCTCTACGTCGTCCGGGCCAGCCTGGAGACCGCCGCCCTGCCCGCGGCGGTGTCCCGGGCGACGGCGGAGGACGTGCAGGTGGCGGCGTCCGCGCTGCGCGAGCTCGAGCGGGCGACCGCGACCGGCGGGCTGGCCGACCACCACCGGTCCAGCCGCCGGTTCCACCTGGCCCTGATCGCGCCGTGCCAGATGCACCGCCTGCTGCAGATGTTCGAGCGGGCCTGGAACGTCACCGAGCCCGGCCGGCCGATGTCGCACGCCTCTGCTGCTGCCACGGCCGCGCTCGCCGACGACCACGTGGCGATGCTCGACGCCTTCGCCGCCGCGGACGCCGACGCGCTGATCACCCTGACCGGCGTCCACTACGCCCGGCTGCAGGAGATCGTCGCGGCCCTGCCCGAGGACCGCTGA
- a CDS encoding NCS1 family nucleobase:cation symporter-1 codes for MTTTSPEPTTLATDVPAGHSGTAPSAAAPGGALIGADYDPRLTNEDLAPLRQQRWGSYNIFAFWMSDVHSVGGYVTAGSLFALGIAAWQVLIALVVGIVIVQVFVNLVAKPSQKTGVPYPVINRAVFGVKGANIPAIIRGLIAVAWYGVQTFLAASSLNIIWLKFIPGSESLLDTSFLGLEALGWISFAVLWVAQAALFWRGMETIRRFIDFAGPAVYVVMIILAVYLVSEAGWSNIDLSLHTGPTLTGWATVTTMLGAIALVVSYFSGPMLNFGDFARYGKSFAAVKRGNLLGLPLNFLFFSILTVVCASATVPVFGELITDPIATVEAIDSTFAILLGGLTFVIATVGINIVANFIAPAFDFSNVSPQKISWRAGGMIAAVGSVLLTPWNWYDSAEGIRFTLGILGSLIGPLFGILIAGYYLASRQRIAVDDMYSMAPTGRYWFRGGYNPNAVLAVVGAGVPTILLTLFASVGDYGWFIGCALGFVLFAGLERVRPMIVLLDPAEAGVSDGTVA; via the coding sequence ATGACGACCACCTCGCCCGAGCCGACGACGCTCGCGACCGACGTCCCCGCCGGCCACTCCGGGACGGCGCCGTCCGCGGCCGCGCCCGGCGGGGCCCTGATCGGCGCGGACTACGACCCCCGGCTCACCAACGAGGACCTCGCGCCGCTGCGCCAGCAGCGCTGGGGGTCCTACAACATCTTCGCGTTCTGGATGTCCGACGTGCACAGCGTCGGCGGGTACGTCACCGCGGGCAGCCTCTTCGCCCTCGGGATCGCCGCCTGGCAGGTGCTCATCGCGCTGGTGGTCGGGATCGTCATCGTCCAGGTGTTCGTGAACCTGGTGGCCAAGCCCAGCCAGAAGACCGGCGTGCCCTACCCGGTGATCAACCGGGCGGTGTTCGGCGTCAAGGGCGCCAACATCCCGGCGATCATCCGCGGCCTCATCGCGGTCGCCTGGTACGGCGTGCAGACCTTCCTGGCCGCCAGCAGCCTGAACATCATCTGGCTGAAGTTCATCCCGGGCTCGGAGTCGCTCCTCGACACGTCGTTCCTGGGCCTGGAGGCGCTGGGCTGGATCTCCTTCGCCGTGCTGTGGGTGGCCCAGGCGGCGCTCTTCTGGCGGGGCATGGAGACCATCCGGAGGTTCATCGACTTCGCCGGCCCGGCCGTCTACGTGGTGATGATCATCCTGGCCGTCTACCTGGTCTCCGAGGCGGGCTGGTCGAACATCGACCTCAGCCTGCACACCGGCCCGACGCTGACCGGCTGGGCGACGGTCACCACGATGCTCGGCGCGATCGCGCTGGTGGTCTCCTACTTCTCCGGGCCGATGCTGAACTTCGGCGACTTCGCCCGCTACGGGAAGAGCTTCGCCGCGGTGAAGCGGGGCAACCTGCTGGGGCTGCCGCTGAACTTCCTGTTCTTCTCGATCCTCACCGTCGTCTGCGCCTCGGCGACCGTGCCGGTGTTCGGCGAGCTGATCACCGACCCGATCGCCACGGTGGAGGCCATCGACTCGACGTTCGCGATCCTGCTCGGTGGGCTGACCTTCGTCATCGCGACGGTCGGCATCAACATCGTCGCCAACTTCATCGCCCCGGCGTTCGACTTCTCCAACGTCTCGCCGCAGAAGATCAGCTGGCGGGCCGGCGGGATGATCGCCGCCGTCGGCTCGGTCCTGCTCACCCCGTGGAACTGGTACGACAGCGCCGAGGGCATCCGGTTCACCCTCGGCATCCTGGGCAGCCTGATCGGCCCGCTGTTCGGCATCCTGATCGCCGGCTACTACCTGGCGAGCCGGCAGCGGATCGCCGTCGACGACATGTACTCGATGGCGCCGACGGGTCGGTACTGGTTCCGCGGCGGGTACAACCCGAACGCCGTCCTGGCGGTGGTCGGGGCCGGCGTGCCGACGATCCTGCTGACGCTGTTCGCCTCGGTCGGCGACTACGGCTGGTTCATCGGCTGCGCGCTGGGCTTCGTGCTCTTCGCCGGGCTGGAGCGGGTGCGGCCGATGATCGTGCTGCTGGACCCGGCCGAGGCCGGCGTCTCCGACGGAACCGTCGCCTAG
- a CDS encoding aspartate/glutamate racemase family protein: MLIQVVNPNTTASMTDLIGSSARAAAGPGTAVVAVHPDMGPASIESHYDEALAVPGLLRQVAAGEAAGADGHVIACFGDPGLDAAREVAVGPVVGIAEAGMRTATYLGRTFGVVTTLRRTTGRAWELADRYGVREQCATVRAVEIPVLALETDPEARSRIAAECADVVATTGCDAIVLGCAGMADLAAELTARVGVPVVDGVAAAVATVEGLVRLGLATGKRGEFAPPPPKPYTGALARFGSAPHAAEGAPRPFDRSVDELPRMVGRRSG, from the coding sequence GTGCTCATTCAGGTCGTCAACCCGAACACCACCGCGTCGATGACCGACCTGATCGGGAGCAGTGCCCGGGCCGCCGCCGGCCCGGGCACCGCGGTGGTCGCCGTGCACCCCGACATGGGGCCGGCGTCGATCGAGAGCCACTACGACGAGGCGCTGGCGGTGCCCGGGTTGCTCCGCCAGGTCGCCGCCGGGGAGGCCGCCGGCGCCGACGGGCACGTGATCGCCTGCTTCGGCGACCCGGGGCTGGACGCCGCCCGCGAGGTGGCCGTCGGCCCGGTGGTCGGGATAGCCGAGGCCGGCATGCGCACCGCGACCTACCTCGGCCGGACGTTCGGCGTCGTCACCACGCTGCGGCGCACCACCGGCCGGGCCTGGGAGCTGGCCGACCGGTACGGCGTGCGGGAGCAGTGCGCGACGGTGCGCGCGGTGGAGATCCCGGTGCTCGCGCTGGAGACCGACCCGGAGGCGCGCTCGCGGATCGCCGCCGAGTGCGCGGACGTCGTGGCCACCACGGGCTGCGACGCGATCGTGCTCGGCTGCGCCGGGATGGCCGACCTCGCCGCGGAGCTCACCGCCCGGGTGGGGGTGCCGGTGGTCGACGGCGTGGCCGCGGCGGTGGCGACCGTGGAGGGGCTGGTCCGGCTGGGGCTGGCGACCGGCAAGCGCGGGGAGTTCGCTCCCCCGCCGCCGAAGCCCTACACCGGGGCACTGGCCCGGTTCGGCAGTGCGCCGCATGCCGCCGAAGGAGCACCTCGACCATTCGATCGTTCCGTCGATGAACTGCCCAGAATGGTCGGTCGTCGCTCTGGGTGA
- a CDS encoding DUF4190 domain-containing protein has product MSQSTGYNDQTSTVTRTRGTNGLAIAGLVCGLVGLLFLPVILGPLAVIFGAVALNKAKQGAGLRGMAISAIVLGIVDIAIFVALLALAADSGAFSTNF; this is encoded by the coding sequence ATGAGCCAGAGCACGGGCTACAACGATCAGACCAGCACCGTCACGCGCACCCGGGGCACGAACGGCCTGGCGATCGCCGGGCTGGTGTGCGGCCTGGTGGGGCTGCTCTTCCTGCCGGTGATCCTGGGCCCGCTGGCCGTGATCTTCGGGGCGGTCGCGCTGAACAAGGCCAAGCAGGGCGCCGGGCTGCGCGGCATGGCGATCTCCGCGATCGTGCTGGGCATCGTGGACATCGCCATCTTCGTGGCCCTGCTCGCGCTGGCTGCGGACAGCGGCGCCTTCTCGACCAACTTCTGA
- a CDS encoding GGDEF domain-containing protein — translation MRTRHPSTGRVPALVLPGWWWRGGEAVGYGRLLGLGSLLATALALVVLYPTPVHGAQLAGVAAFHLVAVWLSFVLPWGRWSPWALLAFPLLSLAGLVIATDAAPGLGGVLAGFFVLCFAYAGLFLPPRGGWALLLPAVTAYMATATAMTSQLYVRTAFVALAWLTLAELLGRLQRRHDALVAQLQADNLVDPLTGLANRRGQARFLTEAAPGDVLIVIDLDHFKQVNDEQGHAVGDHVLAGFGRLLLQQLRTRDRAARSGGEEMLVLLRCAEEDRCGEELVRRLRRSVAEADLGITFSAGLAVVRPGQTVEQVLADADRATYCAKHAGRDQAWLAGDPHNGFPDTPVQWEAALAVR, via the coding sequence GTGAGGACTCGTCACCCGTCGACCGGCCGCGTTCCGGCGCTCGTGCTGCCCGGCTGGTGGTGGCGCGGCGGAGAGGCCGTCGGCTACGGTCGGCTGCTCGGCCTCGGTTCGCTGCTGGCCACCGCGCTCGCCCTCGTGGTGCTGTACCCGACCCCGGTGCACGGTGCCCAGCTCGCCGGGGTCGCCGCGTTCCACCTGGTCGCGGTGTGGCTCAGCTTCGTGCTGCCGTGGGGCCGCTGGTCGCCCTGGGCGCTGCTCGCGTTCCCCCTGCTGTCCCTGGCGGGGCTGGTCATCGCGACGGACGCCGCGCCCGGTCTCGGCGGGGTCCTCGCCGGGTTCTTCGTGCTCTGCTTCGCCTACGCCGGGCTCTTCCTGCCGCCGCGTGGTGGCTGGGCGCTGCTCCTCCCCGCGGTGACGGCCTACATGGCGACGGCGACGGCGATGACCTCGCAGCTCTACGTCCGCACTGCGTTCGTCGCGCTCGCCTGGCTCACCCTCGCCGAGCTGCTCGGCCGGCTGCAGCGCCGGCACGACGCCCTGGTCGCGCAGCTCCAGGCCGACAACCTCGTCGACCCGCTCACCGGTCTGGCCAACCGCCGCGGGCAGGCCCGCTTCCTCACCGAGGCAGCACCGGGCGACGTGCTCATCGTCATCGACCTGGACCACTTCAAGCAGGTCAACGACGAGCAGGGGCACGCGGTCGGCGACCACGTGCTCGCCGGCTTCGGCCGGCTGCTCCTGCAGCAGCTGCGCACCCGCGACCGGGCGGCCCGCTCCGGCGGCGAGGAGATGCTCGTGCTGCTCCGCTGCGCCGAGGAGGACCGCTGCGGCGAGGAGCTCGTCCGGCGGCTGCGGAGGTCGGTCGCCGAGGCCGACCTGGGCATCACCTTCTCCGCCGGGCTCGCGGTCGTCCGGCCCGGGCAGACCGTGGAGCAGGTGCTCGCGGACGCCGACCGGGCGACCTACTGCGCCAAGCACGCCGGGCGGGACCAGGCCTGGCTGGCCGGCGACCCGCACAACGGCTTCCCGGACACCCCCGTGCAGTGGGAGGCGGCGCTCGCCGTCCGCTGA
- a CDS encoding threonine synthase, whose translation MTFSSLSHLECSRDGSRHDADVVQGTSPIGAPLLARYDLAQVADTVTREQIGHRPPTLWRYHELLPVRSERNVVSLGEGMTPLVDLPRHGARLGVPRLAMKDEGLVPTGAFKARGAAVGVSRAAELGVRGIAMPTNGNAGAAWAAYAARAGLDALIAMPVDAPEITRRECVVTGAELYLVDGLIGDAGALVRQAVAARTGYQDTSTLREPYRIEGKKTMGYEIAEQLGWRCPDVILYPTGGGVGIIAIHKALLELRELGWITGDLPRLVAVQAAGCAPIVDAFDAGLAESTAPAAPHTVAFGITVPKALGDFLVLDAVRSTGGTAIAVTDEELLAAQHQLARDEGAWVCPEGAACFAAVGQLRESGWLDGTEEVVVLNTGSGLLYPDTVPVDVPTLAKDGVIP comes from the coding sequence GTGACGTTCTCCTCGCTGTCCCACCTGGAGTGCTCCCGCGACGGGTCCCGGCACGACGCCGACGTCGTCCAGGGCACCTCGCCGATCGGCGCCCCGCTGCTCGCCCGCTACGACCTGGCGCAGGTCGCCGACACCGTCACCCGCGAGCAGATCGGCCACCGGCCGCCGACGCTGTGGCGGTACCACGAGCTGCTGCCGGTCCGGAGCGAGCGCAACGTGGTCAGCCTGGGCGAGGGGATGACGCCGCTGGTCGACCTGCCCCGGCACGGCGCGCGCCTCGGCGTCCCGCGGCTGGCGATGAAGGACGAGGGCCTCGTGCCCACCGGTGCCTTCAAGGCCCGCGGTGCCGCGGTCGGGGTCTCCCGCGCAGCCGAGCTGGGGGTGCGCGGGATCGCCATGCCCACCAACGGCAACGCCGGCGCCGCCTGGGCCGCGTACGCCGCGCGGGCCGGCCTGGACGCGCTCATCGCCATGCCGGTCGACGCCCCGGAGATCACCCGCCGGGAATGCGTCGTCACCGGCGCCGAGCTGTACCTGGTCGACGGGCTGATCGGTGACGCCGGCGCGCTGGTCAGGCAGGCCGTCGCCGCGCGCACCGGCTACCAGGACACCTCGACGCTGCGGGAGCCGTACCGGATCGAGGGCAAGAAGACGATGGGCTACGAGATCGCCGAGCAGCTCGGCTGGCGCTGCCCCGACGTCATCCTCTACCCGACCGGCGGCGGGGTCGGGATCATCGCGATCCACAAGGCGTTGCTCGAGCTGCGGGAGCTGGGCTGGATCACCGGCGACCTGCCGCGGCTCGTCGCCGTCCAGGCCGCCGGCTGCGCGCCCATCGTCGACGCCTTCGACGCCGGCCTGGCCGAGAGCACCGCCCCGGCCGCGCCGCACACCGTCGCCTTCGGCATCACCGTGCCCAAGGCGCTCGGCGACTTCCTGGTGCTCGACGCCGTCCGGTCGACCGGGGGCACCGCGATCGCCGTCACCGACGAGGAGCTGCTCGCGGCCCAGCACCAGCTGGCCCGCGACGAGGGCGCCTGGGTCTGCCCCGAGGGCGCGGCGTGCTTCGCCGCGGTCGGGCAGCTGCGGGAGAGCGGCTGGCTGGACGGCACCGAGGAGGTCGTCGTCCTCAACACCGGCAGCGGCCTGCTCTACCCGGACACCGTGCCGGTCGACGTCCCCACGCTGGCCAAGGACGGCGTCATCCCGTAG
- a CDS encoding polysaccharide deacetylase family protein, with protein sequence MDRRSFLTVIAAGMIGAAVGRSTASPSGPAPLSGAPAADRARLLTPNTRPDGVVPVAPPVGPVTSLPGPAQTLALTIDDGTSTEVVAAFVDLAATTGVRLTFFPNGVYSSWTDVAPALRPLVESGQVAFGNHTWSHPDLATLSDGEVAEEITRADEFLKTTYGVTSAPFLRPPFGSHTDQVDRIAADLGHPTIALWNGTLGDHRQIGPQELLGYAQEWFLAQAVVVGHANRPAVTEVLPQFVQLIEERQLVTVTLADVWSSDA encoded by the coding sequence ATGGACCGCAGGTCGTTCCTCACGGTGATCGCCGCCGGGATGATCGGTGCTGCCGTCGGCCGGAGCACCGCCAGCCCGTCCGGCCCGGCCCCGCTCTCCGGCGCCCCCGCCGCCGACCGCGCCCGGCTGCTCACGCCCAACACCCGACCGGACGGCGTCGTCCCGGTCGCCCCGCCCGTCGGCCCGGTGACCAGCCTGCCCGGGCCGGCGCAGACCCTCGCGCTCACCATCGACGACGGCACCAGCACCGAGGTGGTCGCCGCCTTCGTCGACCTGGCCGCCACGACCGGCGTCCGGCTCACCTTCTTCCCCAACGGCGTCTACAGCTCCTGGACCGACGTCGCCCCGGCGCTGCGACCGCTCGTCGAGTCCGGCCAGGTCGCCTTCGGCAACCACACCTGGTCCCACCCCGACCTCGCCACCCTCAGCGACGGGGAGGTGGCCGAGGAGATCACCCGGGCCGACGAGTTCCTCAAGACGACCTACGGCGTCACCTCGGCACCGTTCCTCCGCCCGCCGTTCGGGTCGCACACCGACCAGGTCGACCGGATCGCCGCCGACCTGGGCCACCCGACCATCGCGCTGTGGAACGGGACGCTCGGCGACCACCGGCAGATCGGCCCGCAGGAGCTGCTCGGGTACGCGCAGGAGTGGTTCCTCGCGCAGGCCGTCGTCGTCGGCCACGCGAACCGGCCCGCCGTCACCGAGGTCCTCCCGCAGTTCGTGCAGCTCATCGAGGAACGGCAGCTGGTCACCGTCACGCTGGCCGACGTGTGGTCCTCCGACGCCTGA
- a CDS encoding HNH endonuclease, whose protein sequence is MSELRSVLDALAGDELHGLSDGEVLERVALLVAVGNRVAAELTRTVRHAEVRQAAERDGLKSMRSWLIEHVRFAPAEASRVVRSGRALEHFPAMAAGFADGEVTAEQVDVVARTVGPGEVARAEEQGIDLAPFDEAWTAVAVESPHDVLKTAVQAFEAALDPDGVEPDPTEGRRLTIARHTDGSVTGRFDLDAVGGEKVQAAIESIVQASRPKGDDRTRGQQNADALVQLCDNQLAAGTLPTLRTVKPHVVVTIDADDLADTSTTGPGAAATGFGARISAARARWLACDGTVSRIVMGPDGLPLDVGRTHRVVPAHIRRAVEQRDGHCVFTGCTAPTHWGDVHHLVHWLHGGETSLTNSALLCERHHTKVHHGFRIERDPGGRWRTWRPDGTEILLAQPLLGAPLLV, encoded by the coding sequence GTGAGCGAGTTGCGGTCGGTCCTGGATGCGCTGGCGGGCGACGAGCTGCACGGCCTCTCTGACGGTGAGGTGCTGGAGCGGGTGGCTCTGCTGGTGGCCGTGGGGAACCGAGTGGCGGCTGAGCTGACCCGCACCGTGCGCCATGCTGAGGTCCGCCAGGCCGCGGAGCGCGACGGGCTGAAGTCGATGCGGTCGTGGCTGATCGAGCACGTCCGGTTTGCGCCGGCGGAGGCGTCGCGGGTGGTGCGGTCGGGGCGGGCGTTGGAGCACTTCCCGGCGATGGCCGCCGGCTTTGCCGACGGCGAGGTCACGGCCGAGCAGGTGGACGTCGTCGCGCGCACGGTCGGCCCGGGCGAGGTCGCGCGGGCCGAAGAGCAGGGCATCGACCTGGCGCCGTTCGATGAGGCCTGGACGGCGGTCGCGGTCGAGTCGCCGCACGACGTGCTGAAGACCGCGGTGCAGGCGTTCGAGGCTGCTCTCGATCCCGATGGTGTGGAGCCCGACCCCACCGAGGGTCGGCGGCTGACGATCGCGCGGCACACCGACGGCAGCGTCACCGGACGCTTCGACCTTGATGCCGTGGGTGGCGAGAAGGTGCAGGCCGCGATCGAGTCGATCGTGCAAGCCTCCCGCCCGAAGGGCGACGACCGGACCCGCGGCCAGCAGAACGCCGACGCGCTCGTGCAGCTCTGCGACAACCAGCTCGCCGCCGGCACCCTGCCCACGCTGCGCACGGTGAAGCCGCACGTCGTGGTGACCATCGACGCCGACGACCTCGCCGACACCTCCACCACCGGACCCGGTGCGGCCGCGACCGGGTTCGGGGCACGGATCTCCGCCGCCCGCGCCCGCTGGCTGGCCTGTGACGGCACCGTCTCCCGGATCGTGATGGGCCCCGACGGGCTCCCACTCGACGTCGGCCGCACCCACCGCGTGGTGCCGGCGCACATCCGGCGGGCGGTGGAGCAGCGCGACGGGCACTGCGTCTTCACCGGCTGCACCGCACCGACCCACTGGGGCGACGTCCACCACCTCGTCCACTGGCTGCACGGTGGAGAGACATCGCTGACCAACTCAGCACTGCTCTGCGAACGCCACCACACGAAGGTCCACCACGGCTTCCGCATCGAACGAGACCCCGGCGGGCGGTGGCGCACCTGGCGACCCGACGGCACCGAGATCCTGCTCGCCCAGCCACTACTCGGCGCACCGCTGCTCGTCTGA
- a CDS encoding mycofactocin-coupled SDR family oxidoreductase — protein MTNPVPEAPVPHDPIARRFEGKVAFITGAARGQGRAEAVRLAAEGADVIAVDIAAQVPETQYEGSTPEDLAETVRLVEALDRRIVATQADIRDYDGLKAALDAGVAELGRLDVVIANAGTTTAARTWEIDAAHWKEQIDTNLTGPFHTAKAAIPIMIEQGTGGAIIFTSSVAGLRGLPYLAGYVAAKHGVTGLAKTLANELAEYRIRVNTVHPHGVQTGLTVPELFPMIQDASPTLSTLYMGQLPDPVSQADDIAAAVAWLASNEARHVTGIQLPVDLGRTNR, from the coding sequence ATGACGAACCCGGTTCCCGAAGCCCCTGTCCCGCACGACCCGATCGCCCGCCGGTTCGAGGGCAAGGTCGCCTTCATCACCGGCGCCGCCCGCGGTCAGGGGCGCGCCGAGGCGGTTCGGCTCGCGGCCGAGGGTGCCGACGTCATCGCCGTCGACATCGCCGCCCAGGTACCGGAGACCCAGTACGAGGGCTCGACCCCGGAGGACCTGGCCGAGACGGTGCGCCTGGTCGAGGCGCTGGACCGCCGCATCGTCGCCACCCAGGCCGACATCCGCGACTACGACGGCCTCAAGGCCGCGCTGGACGCCGGGGTCGCCGAGCTCGGCCGGCTGGACGTCGTCATCGCCAACGCCGGGACGACGACCGCCGCGAGGACCTGGGAGATCGACGCGGCCCACTGGAAGGAGCAGATCGACACCAACCTGACCGGGCCGTTCCACACCGCCAAGGCGGCGATCCCGATCATGATCGAGCAGGGCACCGGTGGGGCGATCATCTTCACCAGCTCGGTCGCCGGCCTGCGCGGGCTGCCGTACCTCGCCGGCTACGTCGCGGCCAAGCACGGCGTCACCGGGCTGGCCAAGACGCTGGCGAACGAGCTCGCCGAGTACCGGATCCGGGTCAACACGGTGCACCCGCACGGCGTGCAGACCGGCCTCACGGTGCCTGAGCTGTTCCCGATGATCCAGGACGCCAGCCCGACGCTGAGCACGCTCTACATGGGCCAGCTGCCGGACCCGGTCAGCCAGGCCGACGACATCGCCGCCGCCGTGGCGTGGCTGGCGTCTAACGAGGCGCGGCACGTGACCGGCATCCAGCTCCCGGTCGACCTGGGCCGCACCAACCGCTGA